Genomic DNA from Methylocystis sp. MJC1:
TGTCTGTCGATGCTAACAGCCCTGGCAGCGCTTGTCCTTTAGCGAGCCTGAAGGCTCGCGGTCCAGAGGACCGTTGCCGCGGGCCTTCAGGCCCGCATTTCCCAGCCTTACGCCTCCCCCGGCCGGTCGCGATCGAGCCCCTTTGCCTCCAGCTCCTGCAGATAGGCCGCAAAGCTCGCTTCCGCCGTCTCGCCCAGCTCGCGCAGATAGCGCCAGGTGTAGATGCCGGTCTTGTGGAGGTCGTCGAAGTCGAGCCTGATCGCGTAATTGCCGACCGGCGCGACGGCGATGATCGCGACATTGCGCTTGCCGCCCACGGTCTTCTGGTCCGCCGGCGAATGGCCCTGCACCTCGGCGCTGGGACTGCGAACGCGCAAAAGCTCCGCGCTCGTCGTGAAGC
This window encodes:
- a CDS encoding gamma-butyrobetaine hydroxylase-like domain-containing protein, encoding MTAEPWPTEIRLLDNGHKLRISFDDGASFTTSAELLRVRSPSAEVQGHSPADQKTVGGKRNVAIIAVAPVGNYAIRLDFDDLHKTGIYTWRYLRELGETAEASFAAYLQELEAKGLDRDRPGEA